CGCGAAAATTCAGCAGTCGCGCCTGCTCAGTGTGCACCGTCTGAAGCGCCTCGAGGTACCGGCTGTACCGTACGGCCCTCTTATAAGAACCTGAGATTCCCATAGCTAGGTGACAACCTGTGAATGAGCCGAAGCGAGAGTTTACAACATTAGTATACGGTACTTCTGAGACAAAAGTTTACTAAACCACCCTCGACTGGAAGTCGAGGGGTTTTGTGGAGGGTGTGACGACTGGAAGTCGGCTAAAGGCTCAACCTTCAAATGTGGGTGCCGACTTCTCTCTTGCCTTTCGATCCAATTCTCCATCCAGCTGTCGAATGCGAAAGACTCGGTCTCTCAGCAAGACCTCGTCTTCCATACAGCGATGCTAAAGCGGCTCGTCTGAAAGACGAGGGTTTTGAACCAGGTACGTGGAAATAAATTTGGTAGTAAAGTGCTTCTCCATAACGGACGAACTTAGCTCGCGAGCGGCCAGGAAGAGGTCAGCAATATTGCACTCCGGTAGACCAATATAGATGGGGCAATGTCCATTCGCTCATAAGGCCGGTACCGATCAACGAAGACGAATTGCATCACCGAAAACACTTGATAATTAGCACAGGCCGCTCGTCAGCTACAGTGATGGTTATGGCGCGTCCTACGGCCTTTGGCGTCGGGTTATGCCTGACATTTTCTCGTCCTCTTGGGCTGAGCTTCCATGCACGTAGTTGACCCGGACGAGAATTCCAAACTGCACAATTAGTGCAGCAATTCCCACTGGATCATTCAAGCCGGTGCGAAGCATAACAAGGGTCATGGTGAAAATGAGAAGAGACTGGACTACTAGGTCGTCTCCATTTCCTGCCCTGGTGAACCAGTCTGACATCTTTGCGAACCAATTTGACATCGCCCTCTGGAATCAATTCAGAATGCTAGACGCGCGATAACGGGGACATTCAGCCGCGACGGGCTTCGAAACCTAGGAAAACAGCAGAGTAGACGCCAACTATCAAAGTGGCACCCGCCCGTCGTCGGCTGTAATAGGGGGTTATGCCTACATTAACATCAAATCACTAGCAACTGGTATAGACCGATTCCCGCAGCTGTACAGAATCCCCCCACCACTAGCGTGGCCACGTATGAGGCGATAGTCTTCCATGCGGTATGCCAGACAGCTTCTCGGTAGAAAGCCCGCCCTGCCCAAACGACGTAAGTAGTGAACACTCCCAGCCAAGTGAGTCCCTCCACGTCACCGCTCAATTCAGCACCCGTGCCAACTATCGCAAATACGTCAATAATTGCCACCACAAGAATGCTTTGCGCCAGAAGATACAGCAAGAAGGCGTAGTGCTCAGCAAGGGTCAAACGACCACTGCGGTGGAGCAGCCATTGGCTCGCGGCAATAGGTATTGCGATGACCGCATACAAGAGGCTAATCTGGAGAGCCACGAAATGAGCGTCCCAGAACCCGTTTCCGCTGTTCGCGCTGGCCGAGGCAACATCTAACATGCCGAATAGAGCCGAGAGACCGATGTTTAGGGCAACGATGAGAACGTAGTAGCGCAGTGGATTCAGGTAAGTCACGCGGTTTCCCTCCACGTAATCCCGAACCATCGAGCCGGGACGCGTGAACAGATTCCATGCAGTTTGGAGTGTCTTGAAGTCCAGATCGAAGAGCCCCTGTAGGAGGCTACCCACAAGTTGTGAGAAACGTAGGCGCTGAGTCTGAGCCGACTGGCCACAACGATAGCAGTAGTCGCCCTGTAGCGGGGCCTGGCAATTCATGCACCGATTCGAAGCGGCAGATGAGGACAACTCAGTCTCCATCCTGCCACCTGGTTCTGCATCAGCCTCGTGGGGCGGAGTACCGGGTGACGTGCTTGTTTCTGAGGCTGAAGATGACATGGGTTACAACCTTTTGTTTTCCACGTAGGCATAACGTGAAGCTCACCTGCGAAAAGTCGCGGCGCTTCCATTATCGAAGGCAACGGAAGCACCAACGTTCGTAGAACGCAAATCGGCCTCCTCTTTTCGTCAGGTGTAGCGATGTGTTATGCCTCTACAGTTCTAGAAATCATTTAGACACCGACGCTACTCCGATAGTGGGATAATTCCATCACATAATTACTAGCTCCCGCCTCATCCGCAGCGTCAAGAATATCGCCGTCGTCAGTAACGAGAACCAGGTGTTCTCCCTGAACATGATTATTCGGTCCAAGGAAAAATGAAATTTGCATATCCCACAGCCAGTTTGCCCTATTCTTTTTGGTCAGGTCACATCCAGTTTCGACGATGCGCTTCAGTATCTCTTTGTACATCTTCATTGGCACCTTGTAGTTCTCGGCAAGATACTTTCCTTTAGCACGAATTTCATCAGGTGATTCTTCACCTACTCCAGCAGCATCTCTAAACCGTAGCGCATTAGAAATACCTATTATTACGTCGGAATCTTCGCTATTTAGAAAAGACAATATTTCGCTTTTTGCCTCCTCGTCATCTTCAAAAATTTGCCAATTGGAGGCGTTCGGATCTGTATGGTTTACCACCTGCCTCAAAACATCGTCGACGAAATTAGCTTCTGACATTTCGATTGCTCTACTAACTTCGCTCAGATTACCCCTAATATCGGTTAATTCGTCGCTTTCTCCTCTCTCATTCACCTCTTTGCAGAGGTACATCACGTTGTTATAAAGCGCCCCATATTGGTCATCAATTTCTCCGTAAAACTCTTTCGCAAACTGGAGTTCGGGATCTGGAATGAAGCGCATCATCTCCTTGGACTCCTGCAAGCAGTGATTCCATAAGCCCAAAATAGCATGTCGGCAGTCTCCGAAGGCAGGATCACTTGTATCCGCGAGATGGGAAAGGAGCTCACATACAACGTACAGCTGAGCGTACGAGGTATCCCCCTGTTCCGACTGCTTTTTTGAAAGCTTGGTGCCTAAATCTCTCGCCTCTTCGAAATCGAGCTCTCGGAATAGATTGCGATACACATTGCTGTCGAAGACGAGGGCACTCATTCGTTCTGAAAGTTTATTGGTGCGTATAACGATTTAGCTGAGGTGCGGAGGGTGGAAAAATGTCAAACGGAAATCCAGCTGGCTGAAATGACAACGCCGGATGTAGTTTCCAGTCTCCAGCATCGTCACTCCCGACCAGCGAAGGCGAAACTGCTTACTAAACCTCGATCGATGACAGCATCAGCCCTCCGTCAGCTCTAGCGGGGGTTATGCCTCTTCGACTTTTCTCTTCTCACCTATGAAAGGTTGCTTCGACGAAGCTTTTTTTAGCATCGTGTCGATCTTTTCGCTCCCTCCTATCTTTTCTACAACGTCCTATGGCTTCAGCCCAGCGTTTTCACTTCACGTAGTTTATCCTTCATCTCGTCCCTTTTGAACCTCCGACCACACCACTACTACGAGTCCGCTAATCGCAAATACTATTGACAAAATATAAAACCCTACTTCTGTGATTGTGAATCCGACCACTCGTATTCCATCTCCTAAAGATGATCCTATCATAGACAATGAGATCGATATTATAATCAGCGGAAGTCCTATATTTCTAGT
This portion of the Salinibacter grassmerensis genome encodes:
- a CDS encoding DUF3667 domain-containing protein; this encodes MGSLLQGLFDLDFKTLQTAWNLFTRPGSMVRDYVEGNRVTYLNPLRYYVLIVALNIGLSALFGMLDVASASANSGNGFWDAHFVALQISLLYAVIAIPIAASQWLLHRSGRLTLAEHYAFLLYLLAQSILVVAIIDVFAIVGTGAELSGDVEGLTWLGVFTTYVVWAGRAFYREAVWHTAWKTIASYVATLVVGGFCTAAGIGLYQLLVI